The Juglans regia cultivar Chandler chromosome 11, Walnut 2.0, whole genome shotgun sequence genome contains the following window.
AAAGTTGTGCTAATTATTAATCTTACATATCAGAGAGAGTTAACATCTCTGACGCATTCTACTAGCACACCTGGTATTGTCTTTCAACCAGAACTCTTAACAGATTAATTTCGAAGTAGTTGCTTAAGataaagaacaaataattgGTAGAGTTGGATGATTCGACAAGACAAAAACCGTATCATGGAAGGTTTTTAATTACagtgaagagaagaaaaacaaaacaaaaagtgtTCCCTAGTACCTTGTTCTTCAAATTCACCAATACCAGGTGATTATCGGTACCACCAGAAACAAGTTCATAGCCATTCTCAACGAGAGTCTGCATAAATGCCCAAGTTATTCAATGATTGCAGAattggaaacaaataaattagacaTTTGATTGAAATTCCTAGAGTTCTACACGACCAAAATTTGCTACATCTAACTAATCTTATACCTGTGCAAATTTTGAGCAATTACTGAGAACTTGCTCTTGATAGGCTTTGTATTCAGAGGTTGTAGCCTGCGTCCAGAAAACATTAAGAAGATAAAAAGATTGCAATTTGAAACATTGATGAGAGCCCAACTTAAAGGGCAAGCTCATTTTGGTAATTTGATAAGAACATTCTTCATTGCTGCATTGGGGTTGGGAGGGGATATGTTATGATCCATATATAGGTCATCTAAAAGGGCAGGCATATGTAGAGAAAATGGAAGTCAATCTTCAAGAAAATGCTTCTGTGCACTGCCCTCTACACTATGCTTGTTCTTTTCATTTGGCATTTTCAATATCATTCTGTTGATATTGTAAATTATACCAAGGGCTTTGGGCAAAGCACAATTCATGCCATAATGACCAGAGCATGTATCAACTGCTCTAATCAACACATCATATATTACTAATTAAGAAAGACCATTTACAAtatgaaaaaagggaaaaataaaaagaatactaGAAAATCATTTACTTCTGATTTAATGTCTACTGTAGTCTGCAACAACCTTTTTGGGGGTGTGCTCACAATCCAACACAACAAGCCCCAATCCTAACTAAAATAGTCAGCAACACTGCCACAAACAATTGTAACAACAGCTATGATGATATAAATAATAGCTGAAAAATGATGACAATAATCTTATCAGCAGACAAACCTGTTTCAGTGCAACTGCTAAACCGGTAATTGTGTGGTTGTGCGGGCCACCTTGAAGTCCAGGAAATActgcttgatttattttgtcttCATAATCATACAATATCTACAGGAGAAGTATAAAATTTTGAGCTATATCAAACAATCTCTCTCAATAGTAGTTAAAAAATgagaaccaaaaacaaaaaagccaacaaaaaatgcttaaaaacaGTTTCTCTCACCTCTTTCCCTTGTTTGTTGATCTCTTTTACCCCCTTTCTGAAGAAAATCATGGCTCCTCGTGGCCCACGAAGTGATTTGTGAGTTGTGGTGGTCACCACATCTGCATACTCGAAAGGTGATGGGATGACACCAGCTGCCACCAGCCCACTAATATGTGCCATATCTGCCAACAGGATTGCTTTCTGTTTGTCACACACCTGccaaatgcaaaacaaatgtAACTTTGGATCCTCGAGAGCAACACATTGGCGAAAAACCATCTATACTAGTACATGATAACTTGTTTCTAGATATCAAATCTAAAGGAGGTTACCTTGCGAATACGTGCATAATCATACAGACGTGCATAAGCACTAGCACCAGCCACTATCAACTTTGGCCGGAAGAGTGTGGCACTTTTCTCCATCTGCAATGTACATGCTTTTATGTCACTCAAATCTTCTGCTTATACATAGATAGGgaatttgaaaggaaaaaatgaacGGAGTTGAGCTGCAAAGCTAGCTACCTGGTCATAGTCAATATAGCCAGTGCTCTCATTCAATCTATATGGCattgtctcaaaaaatatagACACTGCGGATATCTTTTTGGTGTCAGTCTGCATAATAGCAAAAGAGATGATGTAATTCCCATATGAGAAAACCGAAAAGCAATGTCATAAAGAAGGAGAGTTGATCAAAATTTGTTACAAGCCTAGACAATATAAATGTCGTGGTTATCAATGCCATACACAAACTAGAAGTGCTAGGtttacaaagagattacacaaaaagtAAGCTCACAAATTGATGAGACtagatatgatatgttaaatataCTGTATAGTAAAAAGTACTTAACAATTTGATGTACCATAACAAGCTGCACCAATTTGTGTgattacttttatgaaatttctttgtgaatcaaatatttctctatatggATATGACAACTTCCCAGTTATGAAGAAATGTTATAGAAATGATGCCTACATATCTTCAAGTTCAAAGTATATACAATCTAGTACTACTTAGGTAAACTAATGAGAGATTTATAAGAAGAAGAACATGATGGATTTACAAGGATCAGGATTCAGGATAAAATTAGATGCGATTTAAGTACCTGATAGCCATGAGAAAGATGCCCTCCGTGAGGAAGATCGAGTGCCATGATTCTCTCATGGGGTTTTAACAATGCCGTGTAAACATGGAAATTAGCTGGAGACCCAGATAGAGGCTGCACGTTCACTGCAATGTCAAAGGTGATATTGAGTTTAGGAAAGCTTGGAAATGATCACATTCTAATAACATTCAAACCCATTAACAATATGTCTAAGCAGATGAGAGGTTCTAGTTATGTCCACCAGGCTGACAAGGTTGGATGCATACAGATATTCATGGGTAACCATGTACTTGATCGAGAGAGATTTTCGACAAATGCTACGCACATATATGTGTTTTCAACAAGAATCAACAGCCATCCTCAGATAAAGAAAGAAACAGGGCAGTACAGAAAAAATAGCTCCAGGTTCATTACCAtacaaaaatacttatttaccTCCCCATTTTGCTGGATCCAATCGAAATGCTTCCAAAGCGCGCTTCTGGCATAAGGATTCTGCCATGTCAATGTACCTGAAATGCGAGAGAGGTCCATGCTCTGTATCAAAATTTAATTGCATGGTCtagaaatgaaaatttaaaagccATGCTAATTGCAATAACATCCATGACAAGCATTAGAAGAGTTCAAGAAGATCTAGTCGACTTACTCGTTTCCTCCATAGTATCTAGCACCAGGATATCCTTCACTGTATTTATTAGTCATGACAGATCCAACTGCTTGCATTACAGAGACAGAAGTGAAGTTCTCTGAGGGAATAAGTTCTAGCCCCTTTACCAACACAACAATGAATTCCAATAAGATATTATATTACATAGTAAACTGTGATTATACATGCATGCCGTAGAGAAACCTGTAATGCTTTACCCAGTCACGAAGAAAACGATGGAAATGTAAATGTAATTACTTCTTGGATAGGAGTTGAAGTTTTTAACAtattggacaaaatttaagCAAAAGCTTGAGGCGTAGGCCAAGAACGTTAATTACTTTGTTCTATTAATATTACTCGATTCTGTGAGAATTAAACCATCCCATCCTAGTCAATGTAATTGACAATCTCCGACGAAAACAATTGCTAATTTTAACAGAAAACGAGCAGGAGTCACCTTCCATTGTCTAGTTTTCTCAAGCTCTATAATGTCGGCAATCTCCGGATCCACAACCTCGAGGGGAGCATTCAATTGCTTCGGCCACTATTACAGAAAAAGAACGTTTATAACATATATGCAATCCCATGTACGCACACGCACAGAGAATAcagcaatatataaaaaatatatatgaagaaaagaagatgaatTAGCTCACTGTGACACGGGTTTTGTCCTTCTCGTACACAGCCTCGTTAGGCAATGATGACTGAAACAGAAGAATACGAAAGATGATCATTTTTAAGCTAGTGTGAGAAAGGAACTATAACTGTAggcaagtaaaaaaaatgtgaaaagggacgagaaggaaagaaagaacaaacagAGAGAACCATGTAATAGAGGGAGCCGCCATTGAAGAGAGGTCGAACGGGCTTGTCAAGGGAAGAGGCAATCCTACGAAGCGCCATCGCCattgccatctctctctctctctctctctctctgtgttgaAGTATCGTTCTCTAGGATATGTGCAAGATAGTCCTATATACGTAGCAGAATACTTCACAATTCTAAGTTTCTAACACGTAAACtctactaaatttttttaattttttaatgtttagaAGTGTGGGGAGCAGAGATGCATGCGCGCATTGCACAAAAACCAGCCGTAAAAACGCTATCCTTAAGTTGCTATTTTGTTGGCCACAAAAGTGATCCCCCGAGGATATAACATGATAGGATGGCGATGTTTGAGAGACGAAGCTGGCCACCGAAGCCATTTTGTAGTAGTTTCCAATACAAGGCCTCTACCAACCTCAAAACTAGACCTTATCTATGTCATTTTCTTGGAGATGCTTTGTTGCCATTAATTATGAGCATGGGCTCCCTATTTCACAGCCCACTGGGCTGGTCCACAGATAGAAGCTGCCCCTTGTGGGTCCTTAGGATCCAGGCTTTTGGGCTGTATTGGCTTAATGCACTAGCCCATGTTAGAGATAATAGCCCATTGGCCCTGTAACAggatgcagaaaaaaaaaaatgaaaacgaacGCTAGAAGGAGGGCTCGAACCTCCGACCTTGTGGTTAACAGCCACACGCTCTAGCCAACTGAGCTATTCCAGCTTGTTGACAAATACTTcctttatttatcttttatgaatattaattttatctgTTTTTACCAAAATTTGGATGAAAATTCTCTCACAGCAATATGATTTAACTTTACAGAGTCTGAACATATCAGGGGATATTGTCTATGATAAAGCTATAAGGACCCACATCATTAATGTCACGTATTGATAAAGAAGGTGGGACAGGTATATAATTGATAGTTTGCAGAAGCATAAGATTTATGGCATCTGATGAGTGTTTGAAGAGTCAATGATACGAAAAGCATTTAACttgaaatgatattattatatgatgCTGATGCCACACTCATGTTATGAAGAGCATACTCATCAACTTTTATCAAACAGAACATGCACTTGACTCTCATCCAGTCTCTCAATATATAGAAAGAGAAGATAGTGGGACAGTGGCTAATTACAAGGGATTTTCATACAAAATCACCATAAAAATGCTTTTCGACTTGTGCCAATTAGATATGGGTCATAATTAGTCTCTTCATAATTTACAGgtacaaataatgttaaatatcaCAGCTAGATCAAGATGAATTAATTAGACACGGTCCAGAAGAACAAAAGTACTCAATTCCCACTTTCTGAATAACATTGCCATGGGCCATGGTGAAGTCCTTCACTTAACTGATAAAAGATAAGACACGCTAGTACTAATGTTAGTGTTTTGGATCCACTTTCCAGGCTAAGGATAAAGGAATCCAAGAAGGGTCAGAACAAGATAAGAAGCAAGACATTGATATGTGGGTTCCAAACCCTAGGGTCTAAAATGTCTGCATGTGCATGTCATATTGCATGTCCTCCGCTTCTTCTCTTTCCGTGCGAGATTTAAGAAACGCGACAAGTAGCTAGCAAGTCCCGACAAGCTTCGGTGAGTGTGTCCAGTGAAGGTGtgatttttccattttcacatgctcagatcattttctttcctctctctctctgctattGGCAGTACTACTTCTAATTCATTTTGCAGACTTTGTATTTATGTGCTTTGTTCATTGTCTGTCAACTTTTCATATTGATCATGCAGTTCACCTACCATTTTAATTCATTGATGGTACGTAGTTACAAagatagaatttttcaaaaaaccaATATATCTgttgattattataattatctGCATTAAAAACCATTCACACTACAGTTCAAGTAACAACATTTggtgatctatatataatttatatagttgTTGGGTTATCATTTTGTGTTTAATTTATTGTCAGAATCTTTCACATTCAAATATTAGAGTTGTCAATTATTACTTCTTTAGACAACTACTATGTACcacgtttgttttcacaattattctcatataatcttatcaaatcattataattttatcaaatttttacactaaataaaataaataattcaactttttttaaattttaaaataaaaataatattaaaaaaatacattttaataatattttattcaacttttatttcaattcatttcatctcatctgcgaaaacaaacttGACTTAATCAATcttatttaagaaataaaaaccgATCCAGCTGTTCAATCAAGAAATCATCGTACTTTGCATTGTCCTTAGGTACGTAGGAATGTTTCGGAATTTATAACATTATATCCATATATTATTAGTccgtaaattatatatttatatatgaaaagtgctattcatcatctatttaatTTGCCACAATCCTCCCATCATATATAGTTTAATGTACGTGGTATTAAATGATTGTAAAAgtattatcatttattaattatcatcCAATCTTTAATGTCGCATAAAGATAGTGAATAGAATTTCTTGCTTCATTATAGGAGTCCTCGAGTTACAGATTTACCTAATGGTAAACATTAGCTAGGTTATCAAAATCATCAAAGTTATAATAACTTCATTAAATCAAGCCAATTATAAGCTCTAAACAGTGCAGGAGTAAATCTTGATTTGTATCCTACTTATGtaatcaatcaataaaatgttgTCGATCTTATGACTTACCACCAAATCCTATGGAATAATCACCCAGCTGTGAGTCAAGCCAATCTATGCGAATTTACTGTTAGGGCCAAAGAAAGTTGACTGATTAACTGAGGTCACATTAACAGTCGGTGATGAAATCTATGGAAGTTGATATAATTTGGAAGATATGGTGATTTCTGTCCGTCATATTATATATctgtcattcttaactcttacCAGGATGACGAAGTTGCGGGTAGAATGACGAAGGCCGACATGGGTAAGGCCCACAAAAGTTGTACAGAAAAGGGATTTACAACGTATATGCTTTGGTACCTATAAGAGAAATGCATCGATCCTCCTCTCACTTGCACATGTTGCTGGCTAGGCAGCACAGCAGGAGCAATTGGTTTGATTTTAAATCAAGACTTTGGTGTTGAACTTAATGGAGACGCATCTCGTCCACCGGCGATCCTCATGCGTCTCTGGGTGCATGATGTCACCGTCGTGCTTTCCGGTGTCGGAAGAAATGGGGTACTCTCGCATCCATAGCTGCAGACATAGCAGAAGAAGCTGGAGATGGAGAAAGCTTTTGAGGAGGTTTGTTAGAGACAGTACTAAGCACTTATATGGGCCAAAACCTTTGTCTTTCCACTATGATGCTGTCAGCTATGCACAGAATTTTGATGAGGGTTTTGGAAATGATCAAGTGCCTGGACGACATTCCATAGAGTTTCATCAACATGTTAGATGGGAGTtcaatgagttgaaatgatgtTGGAGTTAGCTTCCAACTTTAGAATTTGTTCATAAGTTGTTGAATCTTTTTAAATCTGCTGCAGTTGCATTTATGATCGATCCATTACAACTCTTGTTGCTATTCTTctttcagatttatttattttttcttggcatATTCTGGATAGAACTGATTAGAACTGACACGCCATACGTATTCTGGTTCATTATAAGTTTATGATGAATAAGACCTTtgtctttaataatttttttcggGACTTCTATGGCTTAaaaaattaagggaaaaaaaaaaaaaaaaaaatcttcggCCGCTTGGCAATTATTGGACTTTGATCATGTAATGTTGATCGATCGTAACTAGTGGCGTAGCCGcctatgcttttttttttttttccctggatatatgcaaattatatcaataaattaGAGAAAGACAAAAGTTGGGGGTGATAAATCAAATGACAATCAAGTTGTCTTAATTGTCCAAAACTATGAGCCGGAAGCTCAAAACGATTAGTTATTGTTGAGAACTTGACAACAGGCTAGAGAAacagagaaacagagaaagaaaatgaagactaCTGAATATTGCATTAAACTTCTGAAttgattgagaaaataaaagtgtgtTTGATCATAGTtctttacatgtatttatacaGATATTAGAGGTGAATAACAGAAAATACTTGTTAACAGAAATAACTGTCAATGAACTAATAACAGAAATAACTGTCATTGTTCATTCTCTAATTTGcccttttcatattttgattttaattccaTATTTTCTATCTTGGATGCTATACTCCAACACCCCCCCTCAAGATGAACATGAATATTGAGGATGTTCATCTTGCGGAGAGTATGATGAAAAGGTAAAGAACCAAGTGGTTTTGTAAGGATGTCTGCCAACTGTAGCCGAGATGGAATGTAGAATAACTTGATGAGGTTTTGCTGTAGCTTTTCACGAACTAGATGACAATCAATTTGGATGTGTTTAGTTCTTTCATGCTGTACTGGATTGGAGGCTATAGACATTGCAGACTTGCTATCAGTATACATCAATGTTGGCTGAGAATGGTGAATTTGTAAGTCCTGTAGTGCATAAGCCAACCATTGGACTTCACATGTTGTGGCTGCAAGGGCTCGATATTCTGCTTCAGCAGAAGATCGACTGATAGTTACTTGCTTTTTGGATTTCCATGAGATCAATGAGTTTCCCAAAAATACTGCAAATCCTGTGACACTTCTTCTTGTATCAATGCACCCTGCCCAATCACTATCTGAGAATGCCTTGAGTTGCAATTCTGAGGAGGCCGAGAAGAACAATCCCTGACCTGGAGTGGCTTTCAAGTATCTTAATACTCTAACTGCTGCTTGATGATGACTCACAGCAGGCTTAGCAAGGAATTGGCTTAGGACTTGAACTGAATATGCAAGGTCTGGTCTTGTAAGTGTTAAGTATAATAGTCTCCCAATAAGTCTTCTGTAGGCAGATGGatcttcatataaaatagaATCAGTGGCTGTCAACTTCAAATTGGTTTCCATTGGAAAGGCCGTAGGCTTTGCATCAATTGTTCCCGTGTCTTGAAGAATATCCAATGTATATTTCCTTTGGCAGAGGAAAATACCTGCTTTGGATCTTGCTATTTCCaagccaagaaaatattttagtggcCCCAAATC
Protein-coding sequences here:
- the LOC109003386 gene encoding serine hydroxymethyltransferase 2, mitochondrial-like, yielding MAMAMALRRIASSLDKPVRPLFNGGSLYYMSSLPNEAVYEKDKTRVTWPKQLNAPLEVVDPEIADIIELEKTRQWKGLELIPSENFTSVSVMQAVGSVMTNKYSEGYPGARYYGGNEYIDMAESLCQKRALEAFRLDPAKWGVNVQPLSGSPANFHVYTALLKPHERIMALDLPHGGHLSHGYQTDTKKISAVSIFFETMPYRLNESTGYIDYDQMEKSATLFRPKLIVAGASAYARLYDYARIRKVCDKQKAILLADMAHISGLVAAGVIPSPFEYADVVTTTTHKSLRGPRGAMIFFRKGVKEINKQGKEILYDYEDKINQAVFPGLQGGPHNHTITGLAVALKQATTSEYKAYQEQVLSNCSKFAQTLVENGYELVSGGTDNHLVLVNLKNKGIDGSRVEKVLESVHIAANKNTVPGDVSAMVPGGIRMGTPALTSRGFVEEDFAKVAEFFDAAVKLAVKIKTETQGTKLKDFLATMQSSHFQSGIAKLRHDVEEYAKQFPTIGFEKETMKYKK